The stretch of DNA TAAAGATTAATTTAACTTAAACAAATTTTATAATAATTATACTGCAATATAACAATTAAATATTAAAAGTGGGGTAGGGTAATTATAATTGATTTATCTTGACATACTTTAATATGGCTTTATTATATTTACTAGGTTAAAAATGCTTCTTAAACAGTTAAAACTAAAAAATACAGACAATTTTTGTTATATAGTGGCTTGTCAAGATACTAAAAAGTGTGCTGTTATTGATCCAGGAGCAGACAAAAAAAGCATAATGGAATATATTAAAAAAAATAATCTAATTATAGAATATATTTTGGCAACCCACTTTCACCAGGATCACACAGCTTTTGCTGAGTCTGTTAGGCAGGAAACAGGTGCAAGATTGGCTATGCATGAAGATGACATCCCTTATTATGGCAAGGACGTTGATATTATATTACACGATGGTGATACTATAGAAATTGGTAATACTGTTAAGCTCAAGGTGATTCATGCACCCGGGCATACCCCAGGTGGCGTCTGTTTTTATGGAGATGGAAAGCTCTTTACAGGGGATACCCTATTTGTTGGTGATAGCGGGCGCACCGATCTACCATACAGTAATAGGCAAATGCTTGGCGCATCTATCAGAAAATTAATGAAACTACCAGAAGATACCATAGTGTTACCAGGGCATGATTATGGAGAAACCCCAACCTCCACTCTAGCCTATGAAAAAAGGCACAACGTCAACGCCAAAGAATATGGTTTCTACGTCCCAGATTAAACCCATATTAAACATTGATATTTTCACTATTTTTTGATTATTATTTTTTTTCTATATTTTGAATAACTAATACATGCCTATACGAACTTTTATATAGTTAAATATTTCACGCGGAACATTAACGTCAACACAACTTTCCATCCCTTTAAACCCTGGCGAAGAATTGCATTCGCAAATCTTAAAATGACCCTCATCAAAAAGCAGATCAACCCCTGCAATATCTAAATTCATTATATTTGATACAGTTGTCGATAGCCATTCAATCTCAGGGTTTGGCTCATATCTCTCTACTATTCCACCAGCAGAAAAGTTTGCTTTAAAACCACCTCTACTATTTATCCTTTTCATGCACCCAATTACCCTACCTCCAACAGTAATAACCCTTAAATCAATGCCTCTACTGCTTTTAATAAATTCTTGAATAATAATATTTGCGTTTGGGCTTGTTGCCTCTAGCAGATGCATCAAATCTGTAAAGGAATTTTTATCCTCTGAAAGATAAACACCATTGCCTTGAGAACCCGATATTGTTTTTACAATAACAGGCAAATTTATATATTCACAGGCTAGCTCAATGTCAACAGGAAACCTTAAAAGCATACTCTTTGGGATTGGCAGATTATTCTTTGCTAGAATCTGTTGTGTATAGAGCTTGTCTCTCACAATTTCAATTGCCTGAGAGGAATTAACAGAA from Deferribacterota bacterium encodes:
- a CDS encoding MBL fold metallo-hydrolase, which produces MACQDTKKCAVIDPGADKKSIMEYIKKNNLIIEYILATHFHQDHTAFAESVRQETGARLAMHEDDIPYYGKDVDIILHDGDTIEIGNTVKLKVIHAPGHTPGGVCFYGDGKLFTGDTLFVGDSGRTDLPYSNRQMLGASIRKLMKLPEDTIVLPGHDYGETPTSTLAYEKRHNVNAKEYGFYVPD
- a CDS encoding RimK family alpha-L-glutamate ligase: MKGWILYKRSKEELKDSNYEIHRFIEEAKKADIELEIIKPEQVDIIVAKDHEGSIKVNGKNWPLPDFVIPRMGASTTYFALAVIRQLETLGVYSVNSSQAIEIVRDKLYTQQILAKNNLPIPKSMLLRFPVDIELACEYINLPVIVKTISGSQGNGVYLSEDKNSFTDLMHLLEATSPNANIIIQEFIKSSRGIDLRVITVGGRVIGCMKRINSRGGFKANFSAGGIVERYEPNPEIEWLSTTVSNIMNLDIAGVDLLFDEGHFKICECNSSPGFKGMESCVDVNVPREIFNYIKVRIGMY